The Ptychodera flava strain L36383 chromosome 3, AS_Pfla_20210202, whole genome shotgun sequence region GGGCAAAGATAAGGAGACATGTcataaaattgtgtttttcGAACACAAACAAGTATTTTACCGTAAATATTAGCATCGAGAGATTAGGTCTCGGTTAAGATATTCATAAAGATTGTTTTGCGCACAACAAGTTGAATCGCAGTTTTTAGAAAGCAAACGTTAGATTAAAAGTCATGATTGacagtactgtaaatttcccataaCTCATTGCGATTTATATCCTCAGAGATTCCCCAGAGAAATctaccaggtctcccatgtgtagacaaattcatagactagttgtaaatattctgaaaacGTACATTTAagaacaccattcttctcaaatatcattttaaatgatttggaaaattatgcaagattgagagaggagatagaatttttgtaaaattttccactcattgtgtcttcagccatacagaataatttgatggaaagtagggagaccagttgcacctgtttttttaaacaaaaggatattgatttttccaatggaaatgacgaaagaaatttgcattttaagttttctcagagaatgacatcttcagttcgtcataacttgctgcctaaaagtatggcatttgtagtacctgcagaacatgacttccatggttgtttaattgttgtttgaaacttttgctgaaatttctaaacgtacttttactggatattatttaacaattattctgatgctgaacattagtgcttacatgcagaactgaaaaagtttttagaaaagtaaccttcatggatacaaatcaaagagaattgtgggtaatttattgtactgtttgATGGTTTACAGTTAACGTCGCTAATAGTGAACATGTTAGATAAAATTAACGCCCATGGCTGTCAAGATTGCTTTCCTACACATTTATgttaccgatgtaaaatcataCAAACAGATTTAAGACATCCTCTATGGTTGAGAGAAAGACGTTTAAGATATCTAATGTTCAGCGATCGAATACGGTTGCAACCGTAGGCGACCTTGTGTCGCCCACTGCTACACTTCTTTCCATTATCAGCCGGAAAGAGGCAATTCAATGTAAAGACTTCAACCCTCTCAACGACAGCTCTCTGGGTGTTCCGCTGGCACTCTCTCTATAGAGACCCTTGCGTGATTTAAAGTTTTGCTTTCGATCCTTTTTTTCAGATTGTCGAAGTCTGCATATAAATAATACAATAAGTTGTTAGATGTGATGGGAGGTAGTCTACTTCTTAAAGTGTCACACTGATGCTTATTATATATACCGAAGCTTATTCTTCAAGCAAAATAGACACTTCCTGAGATATTCCCCCTCGTCTCAATCGTTTCTTTCGTGTCTATTCATATCAAGTAATTGAAACGGTAATAACTTGTCATCACCTCTTTGTGACTTATCCCCCATGAATCATACTGCAACTATTACATCATTTCGGCAGTTCAATAATTGCATAGTGACAACGCTAACAATGATGATAGTGGTGTTTTCTTTTGGTATGCAATGTTGTGATTgctttgcagaaaagaacatgGATAAGTAAAATTCTATTGATATCGAATGCTTAAGATTAATTAATGCTTTTAATTTAACCATTAGAGTTATTATTTCAGACATATTTACCTTTGACGTCATCAGCGAACTTGAAAGATACAGATACTGATTCCAAAGTTGGTGGGTTTGGCGTCAGTGCTCTTCCTTCGAGATAATATTCAATCAGTTTCGAAGGAGTATCTGGAGCTACATTTCTCAGGATAAATCTCCTTCTGTCCAGTTGTTCAGATTCTTCGTCATCTGAAAGACAATTTTTACAGACTGAAGAAATTCGACAGGGCCACATTAACAGCAAACCTGAAAACTGTATAAAATGGAGTGATATTCTTACTTACTACGTATATCACAATTGTCAAATTTTTGCGTGTGGTTCCGGTTAGTTGTATGGTTTTCATGTCAAGATACCTTATCAGAAACACTTTCTGAAGAAGGTTTCATGGTATTCTCGCGTTATTTTTAGTTCTAATTGCGATGTTGATAGTCTACACTATGAAATATATAAATCAATTATGACAGTGGTGGagtataaaaattaaaacactCAGTGCCATTTGGCTACAGGTTCACACATACATTTTCATCGCATCATGACCAACGTTAATATTTCGGAGTATTCGGACGGGATCTAAAAGATTAAGTTAAACATCATACCTTCAATATCATTTTGCAAGTATTTCCATTTTGTAGTCTTTTTCCTCGTGAATAGTTTCAGCAGATAACGTACCCTCGAATAAGACGGAAGAGTCTCTGCAAAATGACAATGTACACATACCATTTAACAGCGAAAATACTGAACAAAAACCTATGCAGTTGTCACAAGTGTTTGTCTTggcgtttttctaaaatcatacGTTAAACACTTTAAGAAAACGTGTCTTATATTTCTGGGACTAAATGTCTTCGATATTAATGTGTGAAATGTACAGAAAAGATCGACACTTTAGTACAATGTTGTTACTGACCTATGGACTGCTGCTCACCGTCCATGTTGCTCAGTCGACCGTTTGGAAGTTCAGTTGATCATTTGCTGAACGGAAATCCCCAACTCATGAGACAGTCACGTGAACAAAGTAAAGATGATTCAGCGAATCATGAGTGTGAGCTAAGTGTGTATGCATTGGCCTTATGCTCTTTGCACTACAGCAACAAAGATGTTTGTATTTGATACCGACACGTCCTCAACTATTTAATTGACTTCCCCTTAAGGCCCGTTCATAAACAATCCCaagcaaaacatattttttttcagtgtgaATATTGAATATGATTGGAAGTAAGCAGGTTTCTGACACTCATTTATCATTACGTATTATTCGAGAATGCATAAGGTAATGTTCATATATTAACTGTATATCACTGAGTAGTAAGAAGACCTCTAACCTCTGTCACATGGAGCATTTAGGAATTTATGGTTTAGCTACATGCTTCATTTGTTGATTTAAGTAACAAACATACCTGCCATGTCAGGCTACTTGCTTGACGTGGTGGG contains the following coding sequences:
- the LOC139130014 gene encoding uncharacterized protein codes for the protein MDGEQQSIETLPSYSRVRYLLKLFTRKKTTKWKYLQNDIEDDEESEQLDRRRFILRNVAPDTPSKLIEYYLEGRALTPNPPTLESVSVSFKFADDVKDFDNLKKRIESKTLNHARVSIERVPAEHPESCR